From the genome of Kaistella daneshvariae, one region includes:
- the ribD gene encoding bifunctional diaminohydroxyphosphoribosylaminopyrimidine deaminase/5-amino-6-(5-phosphoribosylamino)uracil reductase RibD has translation MSHEFYMQRCLDLAYKALGKTNPNPIVGCVIVHQDEIIGEGYHEKAGENHAEINAIKSVKNPDLLKEATVYVSLEPCSHFGKTPPCANKIVEIGFKKVVIGCLDSNEAVNGRGKKIIEEAGIEVITGILEEKCKIANKRFFTFQEKKRPFIVLKWAQSTNGFLDRYFQPTQIGNSLTKQFVHQLRSQEEAILVGTKTALTDNPSLTAREIEGRNPVRILLDFDLKVPENYKIFNEEAETLIFNSKKNAVEGRNNFNKIIRKNGIAGVLERMYQLQIQSVLIEGGAFTLQQFINENLWDEAIIIKSENLILGSGTKAPALSAKPKKVLEMRDNFVEFYTNF, from the coding sequence ATGAGTCACGAATTTTACATGCAGCGCTGCCTTGATCTGGCTTACAAAGCACTGGGAAAAACCAATCCGAACCCAATTGTCGGCTGTGTCATCGTTCATCAAGATGAAATCATCGGTGAGGGATATCATGAAAAAGCCGGTGAAAACCACGCAGAAATTAACGCCATCAAATCGGTAAAAAATCCGGATTTGCTAAAAGAAGCTACAGTTTATGTTTCGCTGGAACCGTGTTCGCATTTTGGTAAGACCCCGCCATGTGCTAATAAAATTGTGGAAATTGGTTTCAAAAAAGTGGTCATTGGTTGTCTAGATTCTAACGAAGCGGTAAACGGAAGAGGTAAAAAAATAATTGAGGAGGCAGGAATTGAAGTTATTACCGGTATTTTGGAGGAAAAATGTAAAATCGCCAACAAACGCTTTTTTACTTTTCAGGAGAAAAAAAGGCCTTTTATCGTTTTAAAATGGGCACAATCTACGAATGGTTTTTTAGACCGATATTTTCAGCCGACACAAATCGGAAATTCTTTGACAAAGCAATTTGTTCATCAGCTCCGAAGTCAGGAAGAAGCCATCTTGGTGGGAACAAAAACGGCTTTAACTGACAATCCAAGTTTGACGGCCCGCGAAATTGAAGGCCGAAATCCGGTGCGGATTCTTCTGGACTTTGATTTAAAAGTTCCGGAAAACTATAAAATTTTTAATGAGGAGGCAGAAACTCTCATCTTTAATTCGAAAAAAAATGCCGTTGAAGGGCGGAATAATTTCAATAAAATCATAAGAAAAAATGGTATTGCGGGAGTTTTAGAACGTATGTACCAGCTTCAAATTCAATCTGTTTTAATTGAAGGTGGCGCTTTTACACTTCAGCAATTCATCAATGAAAATCTGTGGGACGAAGCCATCATTATTAAAAGTGAAAATCTGATTTTAGGAAGTGGGACAAAAGCGCCCGCACTTTCGGCAAAACCAAAAAAAGTGCTCGAAATGCGGGATAATTTTGTAGAATTTTATACCAATTTTTAA
- a CDS encoding DUF349 domain-containing protein: protein MANEPEITAEVQEKAKEPEDKMSFTELSLTEILAEMESITKMDDGAAHYRRFNQLKEEANNRIQEENNNLKKDFVAEGNPEELFTVQHPAQGKLSAILHSFREKTEQYHQQQEQNQSANLEHRQNIIDKLKNLYTNTEAGTNLFKAIREIKEEWKNAGQVAKSEFKLLNNNYFHHLNQFYQMLDMNKEYMEQEFAHNLEKRTHIIERAKELLTEPSVQKALNELQYLHKLWKEEAEPVAEEFREKTWDEFKELSNKIHDRKAELTELLEKELNANLARKNEIIEELKKLVTPGKEVNHSYWQNAINKVEELRTEFLRLGNVPRKFSNQNWNDFKQNLRNFNVSKNEFYKGLKNSQQTNLDEKLKLIQTAKDNMLSEDWETAVPLYKKLQDDWKKIGHVPRSMTNKVWDDFREACNVFFSNYREKNNTAGDNWKENFKNKKQLLEELKAIGNEEGSIEKIEQIKNSWNSIGKVPREKININTEFNKTLREKLKLNQIHDYDLKEEGLSENQLTDKARKIKNQIADLEAEVVKMENNLGFFSNSSRENPLLKDTYARIEEKKAQIETMKKSLHNIVAGENS, encoded by the coding sequence ATGGCCAATGAGCCGGAAATAACTGCGGAAGTTCAGGAAAAAGCGAAAGAGCCGGAAGACAAAATGAGTTTTACCGAACTGTCTTTAACTGAAATTTTAGCTGAAATGGAAAGCATCACCAAAATGGATGATGGTGCTGCACATTACCGAAGATTTAATCAGCTCAAAGAAGAAGCAAACAATAGAATTCAGGAGGAGAATAATAATCTGAAAAAAGATTTTGTGGCGGAAGGAAATCCTGAGGAATTGTTCACCGTGCAACATCCGGCACAGGGAAAACTTTCTGCAATTCTGCATAGTTTCCGCGAAAAAACAGAGCAATATCATCAGCAACAGGAGCAAAACCAAAGCGCGAATCTGGAGCACCGCCAAAATATCATCGACAAGCTTAAAAATCTTTACACCAATACAGAAGCCGGAACCAACCTTTTTAAAGCCATCCGCGAAATAAAAGAGGAATGGAAAAATGCCGGACAGGTGGCAAAATCGGAATTTAAACTTCTAAATAACAACTATTTCCACCATTTAAACCAGTTCTATCAAATGCTTGATATGAATAAGGAATATATGGAGCAGGAATTTGCGCATAATCTTGAAAAGCGCACGCATATCATTGAGCGCGCAAAAGAACTTCTTACCGAACCTTCGGTTCAGAAAGCGCTGAATGAGTTGCAATATCTGCACAAACTATGGAAAGAAGAAGCAGAGCCAGTGGCGGAGGAATTCCGTGAAAAAACCTGGGATGAATTTAAGGAGCTTTCAAACAAAATTCATGACCGCAAAGCGGAACTGACCGAGCTGCTTGAAAAGGAATTAAATGCAAATCTGGCCCGAAAAAACGAAATAATTGAAGAGCTGAAAAAGCTGGTAACGCCCGGAAAAGAAGTGAACCACAGTTACTGGCAAAACGCCATTAATAAAGTGGAAGAACTTCGCACAGAATTTTTGCGTTTGGGCAATGTTCCGCGAAAATTTTCAAACCAGAACTGGAATGATTTCAAGCAGAATTTGCGAAATTTCAACGTAAGTAAAAATGAATTTTACAAAGGCTTAAAAAATTCTCAGCAGACCAATCTGGATGAAAAACTGAAATTAATTCAGACCGCGAAAGACAATATGCTGAGTGAAGACTGGGAAACTGCGGTACCGCTCTACAAAAAACTGCAGGACGACTGGAAAAAAATCGGCCACGTACCACGCAGCATGACGAATAAAGTCTGGGACGATTTCCGAGAAGCCTGTAACGTTTTTTTCAGCAATTACCGCGAGAAAAACAATACCGCGGGCGATAACTGGAAAGAAAATTTCAAAAACAAAAAGCAGCTGCTGGAAGAATTAAAAGCAATTGGAAATGAAGAAGGTAGCATCGAAAAGATTGAACAGATAAAAAACAGCTGGAACAGTATCGGGAAAGTGCCGCGCGAGAAAATTAACATCAACACGGAGTTTAACAAAACCCTGCGCGAAAAACTGAAACTGAACCAAATTCACGACTACGACCTGAAAGAAGAAGGTTTAAGCGAAAATCAGCTGACCGATAAAGCGAGAAAAATCAAAAACCAAATTGCAGATTTGGAAGCTGAAGTGGTAAAAATGGAAAATAACCTGGGCTTTTTCAGCAATTCTTCACGTGAAAATCCGTTGCTAAAAGATACCTACGCAAGAATCGAAGAGAAAAAAGCGCAGATTGAGACCATGAAAAAAAGCCTGCACAATATCGTCGCCGGCGAAAATTCCTAA
- a CDS encoding shikimate dehydrogenase family protein yields the protein MEEYVKLGLIGRNISYSFSKTFFEEKFSALKLANLSYSIFDLKEISEVEEIFNIENLRGFNVTIPYKEQILPFLNEISPEAEKIGAVNTVLIKNGKKTGYNTDAFGFEDTLLSHKNSKQKSALVLGNGGAAKAVKFILEKHGISYQSVFRTGDVNFENLPEEQVKNHLIIIQCTPVGTFPNVSDCVEFPFEALSAEHLVIDLIYNPAQTEFLKKAAAQKATTVNGENMLKKQAEKAWEIWNI from the coding sequence ATGGAGGAATACGTAAAATTGGGCTTGATCGGGAGAAATATCTCCTACTCTTTTTCTAAAACATTTTTCGAAGAGAAATTTTCCGCCTTAAAACTGGCAAATCTTTCCTATTCGATTTTTGATCTGAAAGAAATTTCTGAAGTTGAGGAAATCTTCAACATTGAAAATCTGCGCGGCTTCAATGTAACCATTCCTTATAAAGAGCAAATTCTGCCGTTTTTGAATGAAATCAGTCCGGAGGCTGAAAAAATCGGTGCTGTGAATACGGTTTTAATTAAAAACGGAAAAAAAACCGGTTACAACACGGATGCTTTTGGTTTTGAAGATACTTTGCTTTCGCATAAAAATTCAAAACAAAAATCCGCGCTGGTGCTGGGAAATGGTGGCGCTGCAAAAGCAGTAAAATTTATTTTGGAAAAGCACGGAATTTCTTATCAATCAGTTTTCCGTACGGGTGATGTAAACTTCGAAAATTTGCCAGAAGAGCAGGTAAAAAATCATTTGATCATCATTCAGTGTACGCCGGTGGGAACTTTTCCGAATGTATCAGATTGCGTGGAATTTCCTTTCGAAGCACTTTCAGCGGAGCATCTCGTCATCGATCTTATTTACAACCCGGCCCAGACCGAATTTTTGAAAAAAGCGGCAGCGCAGAAAGCCACAACGGTAAATGGCGAAAATATGCTGAAAAAGCAAGCAGAAAAAGCCTGGGAAATTTGGAACATTTAA
- a CDS encoding endonuclease, translating to MKKYATFLLGFLFSVSFAQAPAGYYDGTEGLTGYQLKTKLSTIISNGALDLGYSALWDTYKTSDVDNYYEKDGSVLDMYSEKPLTADAYEFSIGSDQCGSTNQNREGFCYNREHSLPKSFFGGQVAPMANDAHFVVPSDYYVNSQRGNYPYGETVAPVWVSTNGSEIGPSNFPGYSGTIFEPIDEFKGDFARMHLYFVTRYESKLTSFSDSQSDANPLDGTTDRGYKRWYINLLLKWAAQDPVSQKEIDRNNAIYARQKNRNPFIDHPEWVAMIWKSTLSSSEVSPAKKSISIYPNPVKNGELHLSGLGLNEISKVEIFSMDGKLVQSVEQNFKNSGTILLKNRTKGLYILKAGTQSLKFVVQ from the coding sequence ATGAAGAAATACGCTACTTTTTTACTCGGATTTCTGTTTTCAGTAAGCTTCGCGCAGGCGCCTGCTGGCTATTACGACGGTACGGAAGGTTTAACAGGCTACCAGCTGAAAACAAAACTCAGCACCATTATTTCCAACGGCGCGCTGGACTTGGGTTACAGCGCACTCTGGGATACGTACAAAACTTCTGACGTTGACAATTACTACGAAAAAGACGGAAGTGTGCTCGATATGTATTCCGAAAAACCACTGACTGCAGACGCTTATGAATTCAGCATCGGTAGCGACCAATGCGGTTCTACGAATCAAAATCGCGAAGGTTTTTGCTACAATCGCGAACATTCATTGCCAAAAAGCTTTTTTGGCGGGCAGGTGGCGCCCATGGCTAACGACGCCCATTTCGTAGTTCCATCGGATTATTATGTGAACAGCCAGCGCGGAAATTATCCGTACGGTGAAACAGTTGCGCCGGTTTGGGTTTCTACGAACGGAAGCGAAATCGGACCGTCAAATTTTCCCGGTTACAGCGGAACTATTTTCGAACCTATCGATGAATTTAAAGGTGATTTTGCAAGAATGCATCTCTACTTCGTGACGCGTTATGAAAGCAAACTGACTTCCTTCAGCGATTCTCAAAGTGATGCAAATCCGCTGGATGGGACTACCGACCGCGGTTACAAGCGATGGTACATTAATTTATTACTAAAATGGGCTGCACAAGACCCGGTTTCCCAAAAAGAAATCGACCGTAATAACGCGATTTATGCAAGACAGAAAAACCGAAATCCTTTCATCGATCATCCGGAATGGGTGGCGATGATTTGGAAATCTACCCTTTCCAGCAGCGAAGTTTCGCCGGCTAAAAAATCAATTTCTATTTATCCGAATCCGGTAAAAAATGGTGAACTTCATTTGTCCGGCCTTGGTTTAAATGAAATTTCTAAAGTTGAAATTTTTTCCATGGACGGAAAATTAGTTCAAAGCGTGGAGCAAAACTTTAAAAATTCCGGGACGATTTTGCTGAAAAACCGAACCAAAGGTTTGTATATTTTAAAAGCAGGAACTCAAAGTTTAAAATTCGTCGTTCAGTAA
- a CDS encoding ABC transporter permease, with product MRNTSFYIASRYLLAKKGSTAVTFITWLAAVAMLVAVAAMFIIISVFSGLEDLNQDLIANLHADLTIKNAKGKTLSDIDKATKILAKNKEIAHFSKVIEEKAYVRYRENGDIANLRGVDSAYIFVNPINENIFYGTYPSFKYSNEVLMENKLDNRLTIPIGEGSEYATVLMPKPGTGIISKEEDIFTKREIFVSGVFPGNDQLDNTIISPLELVQQLLNLPKNAAYQIVIKLHNPEKADEVKADLMQMLGNKYDIKTKKEENAAFWKMINTEKLFIYLIFMLVIFITTFNLAGAIIILQLDKKEQAKSLISLGMNLKSLRNIYFYTGILIVFFGIICGLILGTAVCYLQINTGFFKAGSNTDLPFPVRVTFMNYVIVTATASLFGVGIARIFSKVNKRHFKVN from the coding sequence TTGAGAAACACCTCATTTTATATCGCAAGCCGCTATCTTTTGGCGAAGAAAGGCAGTACCGCAGTTACTTTTATTACGTGGCTTGCAGCGGTGGCGATGCTTGTGGCCGTTGCCGCGATGTTTATTATCATTTCGGTTTTTTCCGGGCTTGAAGATTTAAACCAGGATCTCATTGCAAATCTGCACGCAGACCTCACCATAAAAAACGCGAAAGGCAAAACGCTTTCCGACATCGACAAAGCCACAAAAATTCTGGCTAAAAACAAAGAAATTGCGCACTTCTCGAAAGTTATTGAAGAAAAAGCTTACGTTCGTTACCGCGAAAACGGTGATATTGCCAACCTGCGCGGAGTAGATTCGGCATATATTTTCGTAAACCCGATCAACGAAAACATTTTTTACGGCACCTATCCCAGCTTTAAATATTCCAATGAAGTATTGATGGAAAATAAGTTGGATAACCGGCTGACAATTCCCATTGGTGAAGGTTCTGAATACGCTACGGTGCTGATGCCAAAACCCGGAACCGGAATCATTAGCAAAGAAGAAGATATTTTCACGAAACGCGAAATTTTCGTGTCGGGTGTTTTTCCCGGAAATGATCAGCTTGACAATACCATCATTTCGCCGTTGGAGTTGGTTCAGCAACTTTTGAACTTGCCCAAAAATGCTGCATACCAAATTGTAATTAAACTCCACAATCCCGAAAAAGCAGATGAAGTAAAGGCAGACCTCATGCAAATGCTTGGTAACAAATACGACATCAAAACCAAAAAAGAAGAAAACGCGGCGTTCTGGAAAATGATTAATACCGAAAAACTTTTCATTTACCTTATTTTCATGCTTGTGATTTTCATTACGACCTTCAATCTGGCAGGCGCAATTATTATTTTGCAGCTCGACAAAAAAGAACAGGCGAAATCGCTGATTTCCTTGGGGATGAATTTGAAATCGCTGCGCAATATCTATTTTTATACCGGCATTCTGATCGTTTTTTTCGGAATTATCTGCGGCCTTATTTTAGGCACGGCGGTTTGCTATCTGCAAATCAATACCGGATTCTTCAAAGCAGGTTCGAATACCGATCTGCCTTTCCCGGTACGCGTTACTTTTATGAATTATGTGATTGTTACGGCAACGGCAAGCCTTTTTGGTGTGGGCATTGCCCGGATTTTCTCAAAAGTCAACAAACGGCATTTTAAAGTCAACTAA
- the rbfA gene encoding 30S ribosome-binding factor RbfA: MNESNRQRKVAQIIQEDFAEFFRKQASESKQNFLISVSDVKVTADLSVAKIYLSVFPAEFRAAIMKEINENKAHYRNFLGQKMGKQVRIIPELNFYLDTTLDDVEKIEKELKGLGDNPVL; this comes from the coding sequence ATGAACGAAAGCAACCGACAAAGAAAAGTCGCACAGATTATACAGGAAGATTTTGCCGAATTTTTCCGCAAACAAGCTTCGGAAAGCAAACAGAATTTTTTAATCAGCGTTTCGGACGTGAAAGTTACCGCGGACCTGAGCGTTGCGAAAATTTATTTAAGCGTTTTCCCGGCGGAATTCCGCGCGGCGATTATGAAAGAAATCAACGAAAATAAGGCGCATTACCGCAACTTTTTAGGACAAAAAATGGGCAAGCAGGTGCGGATCATTCCCGAACTGAATTTTTATCTGGACACGACTTTGGATGACGTGGAAAAAATTGAAAAAGAATTGAAAGGCTTGGGTGACAACCCTGTGCTGTAA
- the mce gene encoding methylmalonyl-CoA epimerase, whose product MKIEHLGIAVKSLEKSDELFAKLLGKENYKQEAVEREGVTTSFYGLGDSKIELLEATNPESPIAKFLEKRGEGIHHIAFGVDNIEAEIARLKDLGFIFISETPKDGADNKLVVFLHPKSTNGILVELCQEKD is encoded by the coding sequence ATGAAAATAGAACACCTCGGTATTGCCGTAAAATCTTTAGAAAAATCAGATGAATTATTTGCGAAATTGCTCGGAAAAGAAAATTATAAGCAGGAGGCCGTGGAGCGCGAAGGCGTCACGACTTCGTTTTATGGTTTAGGCGACAGCAAAATTGAACTTTTGGAAGCTACAAATCCCGAAAGTCCGATTGCTAAGTTTCTGGAAAAGCGCGGTGAAGGAATTCACCACATCGCATTTGGTGTTGATAATATTGAAGCGGAAATTGCGCGCTTAAAAGATTTAGGTTTTATTTTTATTTCCGAAACTCCGAAAGACGGCGCCGATAATAAACTTGTGGTTTTCCTGCATCCAAAATCTACAAATGGCATTTTGGTGGAGCTTTGTCAGGAAAAAGACTAA
- a CDS encoding glycosyltransferase family 32 protein, with the protein MIPKKIHYCWFGGHEKTELAKHCIATWKRIHPDFEIIEWNESNSPIYDNAYVKEAFAQKKWAFVSDYVRSKVMFEHGGIYMDTDMELKLPLTEFLAQQAVCGFEVKGVPYSAFWMAEPEHQLARDFVDYYNVQDGFVERINTDIFSEMLEDLYGADRYNDTIQHLKHGVTLYPSVYFSQDLPKNYVSHHFSGSWFGGDAENTHKKMVNVYGLLERLVNYPGAEKAVKSILDEHKIIDIKDILDLIPREKIEDYLKNSEQ; encoded by the coding sequence ATGATTCCCAAAAAAATTCACTACTGCTGGTTTGGCGGGCATGAAAAAACAGAATTAGCGAAACACTGCATTGCCACCTGGAAACGAATTCACCCCGATTTTGAAATAATTGAATGGAACGAAAGCAATTCGCCGATCTATGATAATGCGTATGTAAAAGAAGCTTTTGCACAAAAAAAATGGGCCTTTGTCTCAGATTATGTACGGTCGAAAGTCATGTTTGAGCACGGCGGCATTTATATGGACACCGATATGGAACTTAAACTTCCGCTTACGGAATTTCTTGCCCAGCAGGCTGTATGTGGCTTTGAGGTGAAAGGTGTTCCCTACTCCGCTTTTTGGATGGCGGAACCTGAACATCAGCTCGCCAGAGATTTCGTAGATTATTATAATGTGCAGGACGGTTTTGTAGAACGCATCAACACCGATATTTTTTCCGAAATGCTGGAAGATTTGTACGGTGCGGACCGTTATAACGACACTATTCAGCATTTAAAACACGGGGTAACGCTTTATCCGTCGGTTTATTTTTCGCAGGATTTACCGAAAAATTATGTGAGTCATCATTTCAGCGGCTCATGGTTTGGCGGTGATGCTGAAAACACGCATAAAAAAATGGTGAATGTTTACGGACTTTTGGAACGATTGGTAAATTATCCAGGCGCCGAAAAAGCAGTGAAAAGTATCTTAGATGAACACAAAATTATAGACATAAAAGATATTTTAGACCTTATTCCGCGGGAGAAAATAGAAGATTATTTGAAGAACAGTGAGCAGTAA
- a CDS encoding alpha-amylase family glycosyl hydrolase: protein MFRYQPQPYVTLKNPEWLKNATLYELNIRQFSEEGCFKAVEKELPRLKKMGIDIIWLMPIQPIGLKNRKGSLGSPYAVQDYFGVNPEYGTDQDFAHLVEAIHAKGMYVILDWVANHSSWDNDLVIKHPEWYKKSPSGKFQPLPWRDYDDIIDFDYSKPELRKYMTDALKFWIKEYDIDGYRCDVASFVPIDFWENVREELVEIKPVFMLAEAEDKELHRKAFDATYNWTLWNILHQIATQNKSAKTLSEAYLAEHVSIFPKEGIRVNFIDNHDKNSWEGTPESNFGPALKAARVFSILMDGMPLVYNGEEAGLNRSLEFFEKDPIEWKSHENEKLFTLLFELKHKNQALWNGIFGGEMIRIVNDRTEEVVSFSRQKNGDKVLAFFNLSPKKIKVNFETSDYKGKYQNLFTGETEHLPEKLQLEFSPWEFRVLHRER from the coding sequence ATGTTCCGATATCAACCTCAACCCTATGTTACGCTTAAAAATCCCGAGTGGCTGAAAAATGCCACGCTTTATGAGCTTAATATCCGTCAGTTTTCAGAAGAGGGATGTTTTAAAGCCGTTGAAAAAGAACTGCCAAGGCTGAAGAAGATGGGAATTGATATCATTTGGCTCATGCCGATTCAACCCATTGGTCTTAAAAATCGGAAAGGAAGTTTGGGAAGTCCGTATGCAGTACAAGATTATTTTGGCGTCAATCCGGAATATGGCACAGACCAAGATTTTGCACATCTGGTAGAGGCCATTCACGCCAAAGGAATGTATGTGATTCTCGATTGGGTTGCCAACCACAGCAGCTGGGATAATGATTTGGTCATTAAACATCCGGAGTGGTATAAAAAATCGCCGTCGGGAAAATTTCAGCCGTTGCCATGGCGCGACTATGATGATATAATCGATTTCGATTACAGTAAGCCGGAGTTGAGAAAATATATGACGGACGCGCTAAAATTCTGGATAAAAGAATACGACATTGACGGTTACCGCTGCGATGTTGCCAGCTTTGTACCTATTGATTTTTGGGAAAATGTGCGGGAGGAGCTGGTAGAAATTAAACCCGTTTTTATGCTCGCCGAAGCCGAAGATAAAGAGCTCCACCGAAAAGCTTTCGACGCCACCTACAACTGGACTTTATGGAATATTCTGCATCAAATCGCAACCCAGAACAAAAGCGCTAAAACCCTTAGCGAGGCGTATCTGGCGGAACATGTTTCTATTTTTCCGAAAGAAGGCATTAGAGTAAATTTCATCGATAACCACGACAAAAATTCCTGGGAAGGAACTCCCGAAAGCAACTTTGGGCCGGCGCTGAAAGCTGCCAGAGTTTTCAGCATTTTAATGGACGGCATGCCGCTGGTTTACAACGGAGAGGAAGCCGGGCTGAACCGCTCGCTGGAATTTTTTGAGAAAGATCCGATTGAATGGAAATCTCATGAAAATGAAAAATTATTCACGCTGTTGTTTGAGCTAAAACACAAAAATCAGGCGCTTTGGAACGGAATTTTTGGTGGCGAAATGATACGGATTGTAAACGACAGAACGGAGGAAGTCGTTTCTTTTTCGCGTCAGAAAAACGGCGACAAAGTTTTGGCTTTTTTTAACCTAAGCCCGAAAAAGATAAAGGTAAATTTTGAAACGTCCGACTACAAAGGCAAATACCAGAATCTTTTTACCGGTGAAACTGAACACCTTCCCGAAAAACTTCAACTTGAATTTTCACCCTGGGAATTTCGCGTTCTACATCGCGAGCGCTAA
- a CDS encoding alginate export family protein yields MKKQILALCAFSLMSFSAHAQIDSLKLNVDFRTRAELDNGYKTLIPENKNPETTVFSRARLGVDYYFQNLELYMSLQDVRVWGEVASTNQRSGSLNVNEAWANYQFNKNTAVKVGRQILSYDDERLLGALDWQMQGRSFDGAKGIFRLSPQSKLETVVTYNNDDIDTNDLADKEFYGVLDSGERTKSMQIIHYEHLFSKGSFSFIGLNNVVQNVSGTHYDMLTVGVNAKKYYENFGIFGSAYWQIGKNTLAQSKNAYQFSANVDFILNPKANVVLGAEWLSGTEYNADKSKNNSFSPLYGTNHKFNGFMDYFFVGNHFNNVGLNDYYLKSNFKFTPKASLVLQVHAFEANAKLGVDAENKELSKYLGTEADAVFNYKFANAFTVQLGHSQMIAAEGMKRLKNVANPSSMQSWTWLGLNFSSLFKVK; encoded by the coding sequence ATGAAAAAACAGATTTTGGCACTTTGCGCCTTTAGCTTGATGAGTTTTTCAGCTCACGCTCAAATCGACAGTTTAAAATTAAACGTGGATTTCCGTACGCGCGCCGAACTTGACAATGGTTATAAAACATTAATTCCCGAAAATAAAAATCCTGAAACTACCGTTTTTTCTCGCGCCAGGCTGGGCGTGGATTATTATTTTCAAAATCTGGAGCTTTACATGTCATTGCAGGATGTGCGGGTTTGGGGCGAAGTGGCTTCGACCAATCAGCGCAGCGGCAGCTTGAACGTCAATGAAGCGTGGGCAAATTATCAGTTTAATAAAAATACGGCGGTAAAAGTTGGTCGCCAAATTCTTTCCTACGACGACGAAAGATTGCTTGGCGCTTTGGACTGGCAAATGCAGGGGAGAAGTTTTGACGGTGCAAAAGGGATTTTCCGCCTTTCGCCACAGTCAAAACTTGAAACCGTGGTTACTTATAATAACGACGATATTGATACCAATGATCTTGCAGACAAAGAATTTTACGGCGTTCTTGATTCGGGCGAGCGCACAAAATCGATGCAAATTATTCATTATGAACACTTGTTTTCGAAAGGAAGCTTTTCTTTTATCGGACTTAATAATGTTGTTCAAAACGTCAGCGGAACGCATTACGACATGCTGACCGTTGGTGTAAATGCGAAAAAATATTACGAAAACTTCGGAATTTTTGGTTCCGCTTATTGGCAAATCGGCAAAAATACTTTAGCACAAAGCAAAAATGCGTATCAGTTTTCGGCAAATGTGGATTTTATTCTGAATCCAAAAGCGAATGTGGTTTTGGGAGCTGAATGGCTTTCCGGTACCGAATATAACGCGGACAAATCCAAAAATAATTCCTTCAGCCCGCTGTACGGAACCAACCATAAATTCAATGGTTTTATGGATTATTTTTTCGTCGGAAATCATTTCAATAACGTTGGCTTGAATGATTATTACCTGAAATCCAATTTCAAATTCACTCCGAAAGCGTCGCTTGTGCTCCAGGTTCACGCGTTTGAAGCGAATGCAAAACTTGGAGTGGATGCAGAAAATAAAGAACTTTCCAAATATTTAGGAACAGAAGCAGACGCTGTTTTCAATTATAAATTTGCCAACGCTTTTACTGTGCAGCTTGGTCATTCGCAGATGATTGCCGCGGAAGGAATGAAACGGCTTAAAAATGTAGCCAATCCTTCTTCAATGCAAAGCTGGACGTGGTTAGGATTAAATTTTTCCTCCTTATTTAAGGTGAAATAA